Proteins encoded together in one Terriglobus saanensis SP1PR4 window:
- a CDS encoding magnesium transporter CorA family protein, whose amino-acid sequence MLTAYLASELSHGGPLTASTSVDESSIDRALWIDLFEPTPEQEELVETLLRVNIPTRDEMREVESSSQLYREDGSTFVTLRVVTRLKGFSPMLTSITTILTGQKMITVRYAEPTSFRNFVERVAKPESHVPTALSLFLCFAETIVDRDADLLEEVGDSLDPISQKIFSQNSNSMQSIATADLGGVLKLIGASGDLSTRVRESLHSVGRAVPFLQLEGLDADLRSRLKTLQRDVHSLLDHATFLTAQIQFLLDSNLGLISIQQNAVMKTLTVASVVFLPPTLIGSIYGMNFAHMPELQWQHGYYYALALMVVSAIGPYLYFRVKGWL is encoded by the coding sequence ATGCTAACTGCTTATCTTGCGAGTGAACTTTCTCATGGGGGTCCTCTCACCGCCTCCACATCTGTGGATGAATCTTCTATTGACCGCGCACTTTGGATCGATCTCTTCGAGCCAACACCAGAGCAAGAGGAGCTCGTAGAGACGCTCCTGCGCGTGAATATCCCAACGCGAGATGAGATGCGTGAGGTGGAGAGCAGCAGCCAGCTCTACCGCGAGGATGGTTCGACGTTCGTTACCCTGCGTGTGGTGACGCGTCTGAAGGGCTTTTCCCCAATGCTGACTTCGATCACGACTATCCTCACCGGGCAAAAGATGATCACCGTGCGCTATGCGGAACCAACGTCTTTTCGGAATTTTGTAGAGCGCGTAGCCAAACCCGAGTCGCATGTTCCAACTGCGCTCTCGTTGTTTCTTTGTTTTGCCGAGACCATTGTGGATCGTGATGCGGACCTCCTCGAGGAAGTGGGCGACTCGCTGGATCCGATCTCGCAGAAGATTTTCTCTCAGAATTCGAACTCGATGCAGTCCATTGCAACTGCCGACTTGGGCGGCGTGCTGAAGTTGATTGGTGCGAGCGGAGATCTGTCCACAAGGGTGCGGGAGAGCCTGCACTCCGTCGGCAGGGCTGTACCTTTTTTGCAGCTTGAGGGACTGGATGCCGATTTGCGGAGCCGCCTCAAGACCCTGCAACGAGATGTGCATTCGCTGCTCGATCACGCCACGTTTCTTACAGCGCAGATTCAATTTCTGCTGGACTCCAACCTTGGATTGATCAGTATTCAGCAAAATGCTGTGATGAAGACGCTGACTGTGGCCTCGGTGGTTTTTCTCCCTCCGACGTTGATCGGTTCAATTTACGGAATGAACTTTGCCCACATGCCGGAGTTGCAGTGGCAGCACGGCTACTATTACGCCCTTGCCCTAATGGTGGTCTCTGCCATCGGCCCATACCTCTATTTTCGAGTGAA